A region from the Bradyrhizobium sp. CCBAU 53340 genome encodes:
- a CDS encoding PLP-dependent aminotransferase family protein, translating to MQKWHPHLRAGTAPLFVRLVEAIEHDIAAGTLAAGTRLPTQRDLAEEIGLSVGTVIKAYAEGQRRGLLLGHVGRGTFVASQRPTPASGGKVVDLSLNIPGPALLPKVLAESPSTFPTADISDYVGYLSHSGVAEHRAQLAGLFRQSGFEANPDNLVITNGAQHGIALTFSSICQPGDKVFVEAGTYHGMKSYAHFAKLDLIGLPMDGEGLLPGAFDKAAASGAARVLFAIPTIQSPTARIMSAARRREIVRIARKRDILIIEDDAYGFLDETSEPLASLAPERTFYVNTLSKCLAPGLRIGMLVAPEPYLSQIHQSMRATCWMASPISTFIVSEWIRTGTAARVKQSLVQEAKKRVKLASQILRPHIRADHPASFHIWMDLPSDIAQQVAARSLQRGVITTPPSALVVDPSLISGLRISIGVPENIEDLEWALRQVAASLEVGNEASMSII from the coding sequence ATGCAGAAATGGCACCCTCACCTGCGGGCTGGCACCGCTCCCCTGTTCGTCCGGCTCGTCGAGGCCATCGAACACGACATCGCGGCAGGAACTCTTGCGGCAGGAACAAGGCTGCCTACCCAGCGTGATTTGGCAGAGGAGATCGGCCTCAGCGTCGGAACGGTCATCAAGGCCTATGCAGAAGGTCAACGGCGCGGCCTGCTTCTGGGGCACGTCGGCCGCGGGACGTTTGTCGCGTCACAGAGGCCGACCCCTGCGTCCGGTGGCAAGGTTGTCGATCTCAGCCTCAACATCCCAGGGCCGGCGTTACTGCCCAAGGTGCTAGCTGAGAGCCCATCTACGTTTCCAACGGCTGACATCTCCGACTACGTGGGATACCTCTCCCACTCTGGTGTTGCCGAACACCGGGCCCAGCTCGCCGGCCTATTTCGTCAATCGGGCTTCGAAGCCAATCCGGACAACCTCGTTATTACGAATGGAGCACAGCACGGGATAGCGCTGACCTTCAGCTCGATCTGCCAGCCTGGTGACAAAGTCTTCGTCGAGGCCGGCACTTATCACGGCATGAAGTCCTATGCTCATTTCGCAAAGCTCGACCTTATCGGGCTGCCGATGGATGGCGAAGGATTGCTGCCGGGCGCTTTCGACAAAGCGGCGGCAAGCGGGGCAGCGCGGGTGCTTTTTGCTATTCCCACCATCCAGAGCCCAACCGCGAGAATCATGAGCGCGGCACGCCGGCGAGAGATCGTGCGGATCGCGCGTAAGCGGGACATCCTGATCATCGAAGATGACGCATACGGCTTCCTGGACGAGACCAGCGAGCCGCTCGCCTCATTGGCGCCGGAGCGGACCTTCTATGTCAATACGCTGTCGAAGTGCCTGGCGCCGGGTCTGCGCATCGGAATGCTCGTCGCGCCCGAGCCTTATCTTTCGCAGATTCATCAATCTATGCGCGCGACCTGCTGGATGGCCTCGCCGATTTCAACCTTCATCGTATCCGAATGGATCCGCACGGGAACAGCCGCGCGCGTGAAGCAGTCTCTGGTCCAGGAGGCGAAGAAGCGCGTGAAGCTTGCCTCCCAAATCCTCCGGCCGCATATACGTGCAGATCATCCGGCCAGCTTTCACATCTGGATGGACCTGCCAAGCGACATTGCTCAACAGGTGGCAGCCCGTTCATTGCAACGGGGCGTCATCACAACGCCGCCCTCGGCGCTCGTGGTTGATCCCTCCTTGATCTCGGGGCTGAGGATATCGATCGGCGTTCCCGAAAACATCGAAGATCTCGAATGGGCGCTCCGCCAGGTCGCAGCTTCGCTCGAAGTCGGCAACGAAGCCAGCATGTCAATCATCTGA
- the araD1 gene encoding AraD1 family protein, with translation MRLIQFVSLNGSRHVAALQAGDGVPVLVNNRTSVRELALEAARSRLSLAECVQRCGFGEKVDYDAIIREKRLLPPLDHADPSRCMIAVTGLTHLGSAESRDAMHAKLAAGELSDSMRMFKLGLDGGKPPPGSIGVQPEWAYKGDGSWAVAPEQPLTLPSYAEDGGEEAEIVGLYVIGEGGDVLRVGFCLGNEYSDHVMEQRNYLYLAHSKLRQCSYGPELLVGDLPDEVSGTVRVLRAGEAIWSGSFISGENNMSHSIENLEHHHFKYRAFRRPGDVHVYFFGASALSFSAGVKLRGGDAFEIESPAFGRPLRNSLIEEKQTEIVRVRPL, from the coding sequence GTGCGCCTCATCCAATTTGTATCTCTGAACGGTTCTCGTCATGTCGCTGCGCTCCAGGCGGGCGACGGGGTCCCTGTGCTCGTGAACAATCGGACAAGTGTACGCGAATTAGCCTTGGAGGCAGCCCGCTCCCGGCTATCGCTTGCCGAATGCGTCCAAAGGTGCGGCTTCGGAGAGAAGGTCGATTACGATGCGATCATCCGCGAGAAGCGGCTGTTGCCGCCTCTCGACCACGCTGATCCTTCGCGTTGCATGATCGCGGTGACTGGACTTACGCACCTCGGTAGCGCCGAGTCGCGCGACGCCATGCACGCGAAATTGGCCGCAGGCGAACTTTCCGATTCAATGCGGATGTTCAAGCTTGGCCTGGACGGTGGAAAGCCTCCGCCGGGATCCATCGGGGTCCAGCCAGAGTGGGCCTATAAGGGTGATGGCTCCTGGGCAGTCGCACCTGAGCAACCCCTCACGTTGCCGTCCTATGCTGAAGACGGGGGCGAGGAGGCCGAAATTGTAGGGCTTTACGTCATTGGCGAGGGAGGCGACGTACTGCGTGTCGGCTTCTGCCTCGGCAACGAATACTCCGATCATGTGATGGAGCAGCGAAACTACCTCTACCTTGCTCATTCAAAGCTGCGCCAGTGCTCCTATGGTCCCGAACTCCTCGTGGGCGATCTTCCGGACGAGGTATCCGGAACGGTCCGCGTCTTGCGAGCTGGCGAAGCGATCTGGTCCGGAAGCTTTATCTCGGGCGAGAACAACATGTCTCATTCCATTGAGAATCTTGAGCACCATCACTTCAAATACCGCGCGTTTCGTCGGCCCGGCGACGTCCACGTCTATTTCTTCGGCGCGAGCGCCTTAAGCTTTTCGGCCGGCGTCAAGCTGCGCGGCGGTGACGCTTTCGAGATCGAATCTCCGGCTTTCGGGCGGCCATTGCGCAACTCGCTCATCGAGGAAAAGCAAACAGAGATCGTGAGGGTGCGGCCGCTATGA
- a CDS encoding MFS transporter produces MQTMAQPSIDFIQPEKQVATRSMTIGLGGGVALEWYDWQVYGFMAAFLSPHFFPSNDPVVSLLGAFAVFGAGFIARPLGAALLGPIADRISHKRVMMIAVTVMALSSFLIAILPAHKDIGTLATAALVILRLMQGLATGAEAGVANAIAIELAPPGEEGRYLGLINGTFIMLGSIGASLVAFLVSAAVAPEVMREWAWRVPFAVGGLLGVLIFFLRQAIPETLIARAMHHDEMSRVQKTTGGVWKALWNVRLSLLAVILVIGSVQLANYTYNVGLPNIANGVFKENSTWVYGILTLMGFCWMVFSPAIGAFADKIKPSRAFILMRLLLIPAFFLTLLYSHQSLLTYAMVMLVGGAMVGCNMALYNFIATTLMPRTVRTTGVALGYAIGVTIFGGTTPYLLVWLQREDMAWMFPIYGSLVALLSVVVYQIAKKRGCIYVGE; encoded by the coding sequence ATGCAAACAATGGCCCAACCTTCTATCGATTTCATTCAGCCCGAGAAGCAAGTTGCAACGAGATCAATGACTATTGGTCTGGGCGGAGGCGTCGCGCTGGAGTGGTATGACTGGCAAGTCTACGGCTTCATGGCGGCTTTTCTATCTCCCCACTTCTTCCCTTCAAATGACCCGGTCGTTTCGCTGCTGGGAGCATTTGCCGTATTTGGAGCCGGATTCATTGCGCGGCCTCTGGGAGCGGCTTTGCTTGGTCCTATCGCAGATCGCATCAGCCATAAACGCGTCATGATGATCGCTGTTACGGTCATGGCGCTATCTTCGTTCCTGATTGCGATCTTGCCGGCTCATAAGGACATCGGGACCCTTGCCACTGCAGCGCTGGTCATTCTTCGACTGATGCAAGGGCTTGCCACTGGCGCAGAGGCGGGCGTCGCCAATGCAATCGCCATCGAGTTGGCACCACCAGGTGAGGAGGGGCGGTATCTCGGCTTGATCAACGGTACATTCATCATGTTGGGTTCGATCGGAGCAAGCCTCGTCGCTTTTCTGGTGAGCGCGGCCGTCGCCCCCGAGGTCATGCGCGAGTGGGCTTGGCGAGTGCCGTTTGCGGTCGGAGGCCTGCTTGGCGTCCTCATCTTCTTCCTGCGCCAAGCAATCCCGGAAACATTGATCGCCCGCGCTATGCATCATGACGAGATGTCGCGCGTTCAGAAAACCACCGGCGGCGTTTGGAAGGCGCTCTGGAATGTGCGACTGTCGCTTCTGGCCGTGATTTTGGTGATCGGCTCGGTGCAGCTCGCCAACTACACGTACAACGTGGGCCTGCCCAACATCGCCAATGGTGTTTTCAAGGAAAACAGCACGTGGGTGTACGGCATCCTGACCCTCATGGGATTTTGCTGGATGGTCTTTTCACCTGCCATCGGTGCGTTTGCAGACAAGATAAAGCCCTCGCGCGCGTTCATCTTGATGCGCCTTCTGCTCATCCCAGCATTCTTCCTGACGCTGCTCTATTCACACCAAAGCCTTCTGACCTACGCCATGGTGATGCTGGTTGGCGGGGCCATGGTGGGCTGCAATATGGCTCTCTACAACTTCATAGCCACAACCTTGATGCCGCGCACAGTGAGAACGACAGGCGTCGCCCTTGGTTACGCAATCGGTGTGACAATTTTCGGCGGTACCACGCCCTACCTGCTGGTATGGTTGCAACGCGAGGACATGGCATGGATGTTCCCAATCTACGGGTCGCTCGTCGCTTTGCTCAGCGTGGTCGTATATCAGATCGCTAAAAAGCGCGGCTGCATCTATGTAGGCGAGTGA
- a CDS encoding glycoside hydrolase family 88 protein, with amino-acid sequence MSIDWEEAIARMMRRIENTAQQVGDAYPHWADPESGTWTTTSNGDWTGGYWLGMLWLASRSNGGERFRDLAERGCERLEPRVSADTAFKAATFYYGAGLGSLLTGSHRARTLGLAAARDLKQRYNHHLGLVPLGANAEEGADVGATASSVDSLVVSLLLFWAARTLDDRAMREVAANHTDKVLTVHQREDGSFIQSSSLDPETGKVLRRYTHKGFSENSVWARAQAWGVVCSTISYFSGGGEERWRQAAMNGADWWLAHVPDDCVSYWDFDAPKAPNVERDTAATAFMASALLKLSSIAPTDSKRRQYRSAGERTALALVERYLTPVHKNDSRPAGMLVEGCFNKRGDSRAEDYVSNAELIFGSYYLFEALHLLTGRLRPEEI; translated from the coding sequence ATGAGCATAGACTGGGAAGAAGCGATCGCACGTATGATGCGGCGGATCGAGAATACAGCTCAACAAGTTGGCGACGCCTATCCACATTGGGCAGATCCGGAGAGCGGCACCTGGACGACAACTTCAAACGGAGACTGGACCGGCGGCTATTGGCTGGGGATGCTTTGGCTTGCCTCGCGGAGTAACGGCGGCGAGCGCTTCAGAGATCTTGCAGAACGAGGTTGCGAGCGTCTTGAACCGCGCGTCTCGGCCGATACCGCGTTCAAGGCTGCGACCTTCTATTACGGGGCCGGACTGGGTTCGCTGCTCACCGGAAGTCACCGCGCGCGGACGCTCGGCCTTGCGGCGGCACGAGATCTGAAGCAACGCTACAACCATCACCTTGGTCTTGTGCCCCTTGGCGCGAATGCCGAGGAGGGCGCTGACGTGGGAGCCACTGCAAGCAGCGTCGACAGTTTGGTCGTCTCATTGCTGCTGTTTTGGGCCGCTCGAACTCTAGACGACCGCGCGATGCGCGAAGTGGCTGCCAATCATACGGATAAAGTTCTGACCGTCCATCAGCGTGAGGACGGATCCTTCATCCAGTCCTCCTCCCTCGATCCCGAGACCGGCAAGGTTCTCCGACGCTACACACACAAGGGCTTCAGCGAGAACAGCGTTTGGGCAAGAGCACAGGCGTGGGGCGTGGTGTGCTCGACGATCAGCTACTTTTCCGGCGGCGGAGAGGAGCGATGGCGTCAAGCCGCCATGAACGGGGCCGACTGGTGGCTCGCCCATGTGCCAGATGATTGCGTGTCGTACTGGGATTTTGACGCTCCTAAAGCGCCCAACGTCGAGCGGGACACTGCGGCGACCGCTTTTATGGCATCGGCTCTTCTAAAATTGAGCTCGATTGCGCCGACTGACAGTAAGCGGCGGCAATACCGTAGCGCCGGAGAACGCACCGCTTTGGCGCTGGTCGAACGATATCTCACTCCGGTTCATAAGAACGATAGCCGTCCAGCCGGCATGCTGGTGGAAGGATGCTTCAACAAGCGCGGGGATTCGAGAGCCGAGGACTACGTCAGTAATGCCGAATTGATCTTTGGTAGCTACTACTTGTTCGAGGCGCTTCATTTGCTAACCGGCAGGTTGCGGCCTGAAGAAATCTAA
- a CDS encoding NAD(P)/FAD-dependent oxidoreductase yields the protein MSTHSTIAIVGAGEAGTAAALALRERGWEESVVLIGNESSLPYERPPLSKAVLVDETRPGPKTIVTSERLSELKIDYRHGCEVVSIDRTASMVILSNGAKIGYHRLLLATGARPRDLNVPIAEGSRVATLRSYEDATRLRELIGQGCEMAVIGGGFIGLEVAASSILRGASVIVFEAGSRILSRAVPVGIAELIRAKHERSGVRIETTAVVERIELCEGRSCVVLAGGQRHLADLVIVGVGATPNVELAQAAGLAVDNGIALDEMLATSDPRVFAAGDCCSFPHRLYGKRIRLEAWRNAQRQGVIAAANMVGEDRPYDDLPWFWSDQYDETLQMVGLCCGGEIPVVRSLGPRGQLLFSLVDGGRLVAACGFGSLGAVAKEIRVAETIIRRELKVEAEALANPALNLKQLL from the coding sequence TTGAGTACTCATTCGACGATTGCCATTGTTGGCGCCGGCGAAGCTGGCACGGCAGCCGCCCTGGCGCTGCGCGAGCGCGGCTGGGAAGAGAGCGTGGTGTTGATCGGCAACGAAAGCAGTCTCCCGTATGAGCGCCCTCCTCTCTCCAAAGCAGTTCTGGTCGATGAGACGAGGCCTGGGCCGAAGACGATTGTGACGTCAGAGCGGCTTTCCGAATTGAAGATCGATTATCGCCACGGCTGTGAGGTGGTCTCGATTGATCGCACGGCCAGCATGGTGATTCTCTCGAATGGGGCCAAGATAGGCTATCATCGCCTCCTCTTGGCCACTGGCGCTCGTCCGCGTGACCTGAACGTGCCAATTGCTGAGGGATCAAGGGTCGCAACGCTTAGGTCGTATGAGGATGCCACACGCCTTCGCGAGTTAATCGGCCAAGGCTGCGAGATGGCTGTGATCGGCGGCGGCTTTATCGGGCTCGAGGTTGCTGCGAGCTCGATCTTGCGAGGCGCTTCGGTCATCGTCTTCGAAGCAGGATCGCGCATACTTTCCCGGGCAGTGCCAGTTGGCATAGCTGAACTGATCAGGGCCAAGCACGAGCGTTCTGGGGTACGGATCGAGACAACGGCAGTCGTTGAACGTATCGAGCTTTGTGAAGGACGCTCCTGCGTGGTACTGGCCGGGGGCCAAAGACATCTTGCCGATCTCGTGATCGTGGGGGTCGGTGCAACCCCCAACGTCGAACTGGCGCAAGCGGCGGGGCTCGCTGTCGACAACGGCATCGCGCTTGACGAAATGCTGGCCACATCGGATCCGCGCGTATTCGCAGCGGGGGACTGCTGTTCCTTTCCACATCGCCTTTACGGAAAGCGGATCAGGCTGGAAGCTTGGCGCAACGCGCAGCGGCAAGGGGTGATTGCGGCGGCGAATATGGTGGGCGAGGATCGTCCGTATGACGATCTCCCCTGGTTCTGGTCGGACCAATACGATGAGACTTTGCAAATGGTCGGCCTCTGCTGCGGCGGAGAAATCCCGGTCGTCAGAAGCCTAGGCCCGAGGGGCCAACTTCTATTCTCCCTTGTCGACGGCGGGCGCCTCGTGGCTGCTTGTGGGTTTGGAAGCCTCGGCGCCGTTGCGAAGGAAATCCGAGTTGCAGAGACGATCATTAGGCGGGAACTGAAGGTCGAGGCAGAGGCGCTCGCTAATCCGGCGCTGAACTTGAAGCAGCTTCTTTAG
- a CDS encoding sugar phosphate isomerase/epimerase, whose amino-acid sequence MTSQRLLVLQSLWAMERRQPDGFERSLDENLAMIQQAGFDGISTSCNDPGRVNLIARALNGSGLAVEGMCFPQTIDHLKSAIDLAKQINVLHLNVQPDIRPRRVSDCIPLLDGWIRVAEEAGMPIYFETHRNRMTTDLLFTLDLMDEVPGMRILADLSHILLGREFWYPISDEDEALVRQVLDRAWAFHGRVASREQIQVEITFPQHRIWLDLFLGWWKYGFRSWRKRAGTGACLSFTCELGPQPYAITDRQGKDTTDRWEEALLLRSLVRDLFDSVASEEQALPARGVAI is encoded by the coding sequence ATGACCTCACAGCGTTTACTTGTCTTGCAGTCCCTCTGGGCCATGGAGCGGCGGCAGCCTGACGGTTTCGAACGTTCTCTCGATGAAAACCTGGCGATGATACAGCAAGCGGGGTTCGACGGGATCTCTACGTCCTGCAATGATCCAGGACGCGTCAACCTGATCGCACGCGCTTTGAACGGTTCCGGGCTTGCAGTCGAGGGCATGTGCTTCCCGCAGACGATCGATCACTTGAAGTCTGCCATCGACCTCGCCAAGCAGATCAACGTTCTGCATCTCAACGTCCAGCCAGACATCCGTCCGCGCAGGGTCAGCGATTGTATCCCGCTGCTGGATGGCTGGATCAGGGTGGCGGAAGAGGCAGGCATGCCGATCTACTTCGAAACGCATCGCAACAGGATGACCACGGATCTCCTCTTTACTCTCGATCTGATGGACGAGGTGCCCGGGATGCGGATCCTTGCCGATTTGTCGCACATCCTGCTGGGTCGGGAGTTCTGGTATCCCATCTCGGACGAGGATGAAGCGCTGGTGCGGCAGGTGCTCGATCGCGCTTGGGCGTTTCATGGACGGGTTGCATCTCGCGAGCAAATTCAGGTTGAGATCACGTTTCCTCAGCACAGGATATGGCTGGATCTGTTCCTGGGGTGGTGGAAATACGGGTTCCGAAGCTGGCGAAAGCGCGCAGGCACGGGTGCCTGCCTTAGTTTTACCTGCGAACTTGGCCCGCAGCCCTATGCGATCACCGATCGGCAAGGCAAGGACACGACGGATCGTTGGGAGGAAGCTCTTCTTCTTAGGTCCCTAGTCCGTGACCTCTTCGATAGCGTGGCCAGTGAGGAGCAGGCTCTGCCTGCAAGAGGGGTGGCCATTTGA
- a CDS encoding Rieske 2Fe-2S domain-containing protein, producing the protein MTKQAEWVAACAADALRPEEVRRLDHGGRTFVIVRSPEGDYFAMDGHCSHEKVHLADGIVDGGIIECPKHFGTFDYRTGESRALPACVDLQSYEVKIENGIVMVKV; encoded by the coding sequence ATGACTAAACAAGCTGAATGGGTGGCGGCCTGCGCTGCGGACGCTTTGAGGCCTGAAGAGGTTCGCCGCCTCGATCACGGCGGCCGCACGTTTGTGATTGTTCGCTCGCCCGAGGGCGATTACTTCGCGATGGACGGCCACTGCTCACACGAGAAGGTCCATCTTGCGGATGGCATTGTCGATGGCGGAATTATCGAATGCCCGAAACACTTCGGCACCTTCGACTATCGAACGGGCGAGTCGCGTGCGCTGCCCGCATGCGTCGACTTGCAGAGTTACGAGGTAAAAATCGAGAATGGCATTGTTATGGTCAAGGTCTGA
- a CDS encoding sterol desaturase family protein: MDEALYGTRDKRGNWVPKKKPERAPIFVWPVQPLKILRWLPGYLLPWNTVYFLISLVSWTYLTPSLDTMRELHADWILLILLRNTALTLLLYGTFHFILYIERRQQTAFKYNAKWPDAHNPTFMFGSQTAENIFWTMCSAVPVWSAYEALTWWMYANDRLPYVDFAAHPLYCAALVLVMPAWRELHFYLIHRLIHIGPLYHLIHKVHHKNVNPGPWSGLSASTLEHIAYFSGVLIHFVLPSHPLHAMFQLMHAGLSPAKSHTGFDRVVVDDAKAISTDNFYHYLHHKYFEVNYGERRIPLDEWFGTAHDGSPEADERMYKRIKAKKWVRGG, from the coding sequence ATGGACGAAGCATTGTACGGCACGCGCGATAAGCGGGGCAATTGGGTACCAAAGAAGAAGCCCGAACGTGCGCCGATTTTTGTCTGGCCGGTGCAACCGCTGAAAATACTGCGCTGGTTACCGGGCTATCTCCTGCCCTGGAATACGGTCTATTTCCTGATCTCTCTTGTATCGTGGACTTATCTCACTCCATCGCTCGATACGATGCGAGAACTCCACGCCGACTGGATACTGCTCATTCTGCTTCGTAACACCGCTTTGACTCTCCTCCTCTACGGCACCTTCCATTTCATTCTTTATATCGAGCGGCGTCAGCAGACGGCGTTTAAATACAATGCAAAGTGGCCGGATGCGCACAACCCGACCTTCATGTTCGGAAGTCAGACGGCCGAGAACATATTCTGGACCATGTGCAGCGCCGTGCCTGTATGGAGTGCATATGAGGCGCTCACCTGGTGGATGTACGCGAACGACCGCTTGCCTTACGTCGATTTCGCAGCGCATCCGCTATATTGTGCTGCACTCGTGCTGGTGATGCCGGCGTGGCGCGAACTGCACTTTTACCTCATTCACCGCCTCATCCATATTGGGCCGCTGTACCATCTCATCCACAAGGTCCACCACAAGAACGTCAATCCGGGGCCGTGGTCCGGCCTCTCGGCGTCGACACTGGAACACATCGCTTACTTCTCAGGGGTATTGATTCATTTCGTTCTTCCGTCCCATCCGCTGCACGCAATGTTTCAGCTGATGCACGCGGGACTGTCCCCCGCAAAGTCACATACCGGTTTCGACCGCGTGGTCGTGGATGATGCGAAGGCGATCAGCACCGACAACTTCTACCATTACCTGCACCACAAGTATTTCGAGGTGAACTACGGTGAACGCCGCATCCCGCTCGACGAGTGGTTCGGCACGGCTCACGACGGCTCTCCAGAGGCCGACGAGAGAATGTATAAGCGCATAAAGGCCAAGAAGTGGGTGCGCGGCGGTTAG
- a CDS encoding 3-methyl-2-oxobutanoate hydroxymethyltransferase, whose translation MGANSENWNDMPRIYDWAAREAERTVTVADLRASRKSGKRYTQVTAETAEEAAAAEQAGIEMLVTRARNVEAVRRGSKHLFVTAALGFADAVTQDDILRTALKALSDGADAVITARGMATVSMLAAEDIPVVGHLGLVPRKSTWLGRLRAFGKYAEEALALFQRFRRLEEAGAFAVECEVIPARVMSEIRRRIGLVTVSLGSGPDADVIFLFTEDICGGEGRRPRHARVYGDLQALQERIKQERVKALSAFRADVTANGFPGPQEISDIADDEYAAFVSRLKDSGFGD comes from the coding sequence TTGGGCGCGAACAGTGAGAACTGGAACGATATGCCGCGGATTTACGATTGGGCGGCGCGCGAGGCCGAGCGCACGGTGACGGTGGCCGACCTGCGCGCTTCCCGAAAGTCGGGCAAGCGCTACACTCAGGTCACTGCCGAGACCGCCGAGGAGGCAGCGGCCGCGGAGCAGGCCGGCATTGAAATGCTGGTGACCCGCGCCCGCAACGTGGAAGCCGTACGGAGGGGCTCAAAGCACCTCTTCGTCACCGCCGCGTTGGGCTTTGCCGATGCTGTAACACAGGACGACATCCTTCGTACCGCCTTGAAGGCGCTAAGCGACGGGGCCGATGCGGTGATCACCGCACGCGGCATGGCGACCGTCTCAATGCTCGCGGCCGAGGATATTCCGGTTGTCGGTCACTTGGGCCTCGTTCCCAGAAAATCGACCTGGCTCGGAAGGCTTCGCGCCTTCGGCAAATATGCGGAGGAAGCCTTGGCACTCTTCCAGCGCTTCCGACGTCTAGAAGAAGCCGGCGCTTTTGCGGTGGAATGCGAGGTCATCCCAGCCCGGGTCATGTCGGAAATTCGCCGGCGGATCGGACTGGTGACCGTCTCGCTCGGCTCCGGACCGGATGCTGACGTGATCTTTCTATTCACCGAGGACATATGCGGTGGCGAAGGCCGGCGGCCCCGGCACGCTCGGGTCTATGGAGATCTTCAGGCCCTGCAGGAGCGCATCAAACAGGAGCGCGTGAAAGCTCTCAGCGCATTCCGTGCTGACGTCACCGCAAATGGCTTTCCAGGCCCGCAGGAAATATCGGACATCGCCGACGATGAATATGCGGCCTTCGTGTCGAGACTAAAAGACTCGGGCTTTGGCGATTGA
- a CDS encoding ribokinase, which yields MSKPRITVVGSFAVGLTIRAPNIPVFGVTMLGSSFDMGPGGKGSNQAVATARLGADSSLVAIIGKDQFADIGIDLYKAEGVDTAHVKQITEKPTAVGFIILNERGENFIIMDYGATNAMDPAFVDRAESRIRESDLVMAVLEPPVEVAMRAMELGRKYGKKTILNPAPAAPLPDEIFPLVDFLTPNESELRILLGLRPDDPRPSRELVDLLRKRGAANVIVTLGDRGVLIVTDKVDTTIPAAVVDVVDTTGAGDAFNSGFAVALAEGRDVIEAARFGVCCGALVCTKLGVIPGMARRAAADEMYRTMRASAAE from the coding sequence ATGAGTAAACCGAGAATTACCGTCGTCGGCAGCTTCGCCGTAGGACTGACCATTCGCGCTCCGAACATCCCGGTCTTCGGGGTCACGATGTTAGGCAGCAGTTTCGATATGGGCCCGGGCGGAAAAGGTTCGAATCAGGCTGTTGCCACTGCGCGGCTCGGGGCGGACTCGTCGCTGGTTGCGATCATCGGCAAAGACCAATTCGCAGATATTGGCATTGATCTGTACAAGGCCGAGGGCGTCGATACGGCGCATGTCAAGCAGATCACCGAGAAGCCGACGGCGGTTGGCTTCATCATCCTCAATGAGCGAGGCGAGAACTTCATTATCATGGATTATGGCGCCACAAACGCCATGGATCCGGCTTTTGTCGATCGCGCCGAGAGCCGCATTCGCGAGAGCGACCTCGTCATGGCGGTCCTGGAGCCGCCGGTCGAGGTGGCTATGCGGGCGATGGAGCTCGGTCGCAAATACGGTAAGAAAACCATTCTCAATCCGGCGCCGGCCGCACCGCTGCCGGATGAAATCTTCCCGTTGGTCGATTTCCTGACGCCGAATGAAAGCGAACTTCGCATCCTGCTCGGTCTGCGCCCGGATGATCCGCGGCCCTCGCGCGAGCTGGTCGATCTGTTGCGCAAGCGCGGGGCCGCCAACGTGATCGTGACGCTTGGCGACCGTGGTGTACTGATCGTCACCGACAAGGTCGATACCACCATTCCGGCTGCAGTGGTCGACGTAGTGGACACGACGGGTGCTGGCGACGCGTTCAATTCCGGCTTCGCCGTGGCTCTGGCGGAAGGGCGGGATGTGATCGAGGCCGCGCGCTTCGGGGTGTGCTGCGGTGCCCTGGTCTGCACAAAGCTAGGGGTCATTCCCGGCATGGCGAGGCGCGCCGCAGCAGACGAGATGTATCGCACAATGCGCGCCTCGGCTGCAGAATGA